A single window of Hymenobacter sp. APR13 DNA harbors:
- a CDS encoding FMN-dependent NADH-azoreductase: MNILNVISSPRGGASFSIKLANGIIEKLQAAHPGSTVTTRDLATHPFPQLEEAKLQSFFTPPANRTPEQQEAARHSDDAITELQAADIIVIGAPLYNFGIPSTLKAWIDHIARAGITFKYVDNAPQGLVTGKRVYVAMSSGGIYSEGPAAGFDFVAPYLQAVLGFLGMTDVTVARVEGVAIPGVQDTALEKALNSVTVPESAELTA, translated from the coding sequence ATGAACATTCTGAACGTCATTTCCAGTCCCCGCGGCGGCGCTTCCTTCAGCATCAAACTGGCCAACGGCATCATCGAAAAGCTGCAGGCCGCACATCCCGGCAGCACCGTAACCACCCGCGACCTGGCCACGCATCCATTCCCGCAGTTGGAAGAAGCCAAGCTGCAGTCCTTCTTCACGCCGCCCGCCAACCGCACGCCCGAGCAGCAAGAAGCCGCCCGCCACTCCGACGACGCCATTACCGAACTGCAGGCAGCCGACATCATTGTTATCGGCGCACCGCTCTACAACTTCGGTATCCCGTCCACGCTCAAAGCTTGGATTGACCACATTGCCCGCGCCGGCATCACGTTCAAGTACGTCGATAACGCGCCCCAGGGCCTGGTAACCGGCAAGAGAGTGTACGTGGCCATGTCCAGCGGCGGCATCTACTCGGAAGGCCCGGCTGCCGGCTTCGACTTTGTGGCTCCGTACCTGCAGGCCGTCCTCGGCTTCCTCGGCATGACCGACGTTACGGTAGCGCGCGTGGAAGGCGTGGCCATCCCCGGCGTGCAGGACACGGCCCTGGAAAAAGCCCTGAACAGCGTGACCGTCCCAGAGTCGGCCGAACTTACCGCGTAG
- the tyrS gene encoding tyrosine--tRNA ligase: MNLIDELRWRGMFHDMMPGTEEHLLKNAPITGYIGFDPTAPSLHIGNLATIMLLVHLQRAGHRPLALVGGATGMIGDPSGKSAERNLLDEEVLRRNQAGIQAQLEKFLVFDDSPTGARVVNNYDWFKDFNFLQFLREVGKHLTVNYMMAKDSVKRRIGGNEESGADGISYTEFSYQLLQGYDFFHLYKELGTTLQMGASDQWGNITTGTELIRRMSGGEGKAYALTGQLITKADGTKYGKSETGTVWLDGAMTSPYQFYQFFLNAADADVPRLIRVFTLLSQPEIEALEAEHAQAPHLRTLQKALAQDVTIRVHGQAAYEAAVAASQVLFGGGELSSLDEATLLDVFAGVPHVEVPRASLSEHNVISLLSEATNAVIFPSKGEAKKMIQAGGVSLNRAKATLEQQAAELPLLHDKYVVAQKGKKNYYLIKVV, translated from the coding sequence TTGAACCTCATAGACGAACTGCGCTGGCGGGGCATGTTTCATGACATGATGCCCGGCACCGAGGAGCACCTGCTGAAGAACGCGCCCATCACTGGCTACATAGGCTTCGACCCCACCGCGCCTTCCCTGCACATCGGCAACTTGGCCACCATTATGCTGCTGGTGCACCTGCAGCGCGCCGGCCACCGGCCCCTGGCCCTCGTAGGCGGCGCTACCGGCATGATTGGCGACCCGTCGGGCAAATCGGCGGAGCGCAACCTGCTCGACGAGGAGGTCCTGCGCCGCAACCAGGCCGGTATTCAGGCCCAGTTGGAGAAGTTCCTGGTGTTCGACGACTCGCCCACCGGCGCGCGGGTGGTGAACAACTACGACTGGTTCAAGGACTTCAACTTCCTGCAGTTCCTGCGCGAAGTGGGCAAGCACCTTACCGTGAACTACATGATGGCCAAGGACTCGGTGAAGCGCCGCATCGGCGGCAACGAGGAATCCGGGGCCGACGGCATCAGCTACACCGAGTTCAGCTACCAGCTGCTGCAGGGCTACGACTTCTTCCACCTCTACAAAGAGCTGGGCACCACCTTGCAGATGGGCGCCAGTGACCAGTGGGGCAACATCACCACCGGCACCGAGCTGATCCGGCGCATGTCGGGCGGCGAGGGCAAGGCCTACGCCCTCACCGGCCAGCTCATCACCAAAGCCGACGGCACCAAGTACGGCAAGAGCGAAACCGGCACCGTGTGGCTCGATGGCGCCATGACGAGCCCGTACCAGTTCTACCAGTTCTTCCTCAACGCCGCCGACGCCGACGTGCCCCGCCTCATCCGCGTGTTCACACTGTTGAGCCAGCCGGAAATCGAAGCGCTGGAAGCCGAGCACGCCCAGGCCCCGCACCTGCGCACCCTGCAGAAGGCCCTGGCCCAGGACGTGACCATCCGCGTGCACGGCCAGGCCGCCTATGAGGCAGCCGTAGCGGCCTCGCAGGTGCTGTTTGGCGGCGGTGAGCTCAGCAGCCTCGACGAGGCCACCCTGCTCGACGTGTTTGCCGGCGTGCCCCACGTGGAGGTGCCCCGCGCCAGCCTCTCGGAGCACAACGTCATCAGCCTGCTGAGCGAGGCCACCAACGCCGTCATCTTCCCCTCCAAAGGCGAGGCCAAGAAGATGATTCAGGCCGGCGGCGTGAGCCTCAACCGGGCCAAAGCCACGCTGGAGCAGCAGGCCGCCGAGCTACCGCTGCTGCACGACAAGTACGTGGTGGCCCAGAAGGGCAAGAAGAACTACTACCTCATCAAGGTAGTATAA
- a CDS encoding tetratricopeptide repeat protein codes for MKIFPRIALAASLSAAAPLAAQAQQTQVFASDERHFQEGLELFDRGKYGAAQQAFQRYTELTQRRTGELAEGRTIDAEYYYAVAGLYLFHPDAEDRILAFARQNPAHPKAAVAFFELGKFYFDKKDYVKAIDYLQRVGADNLSTEQRAESEFKLGYSYFAQKEFDKAKLQFDRNKQGTHEYRYASSYYAGYLAYRAGDYAGARQDLAVAEQNDAYRPVVPAVMSQIYYKEGNFDGLIDYGTKALAQTPPPQSADEIQLLVGDAYYQKQDFKQAAEYFDKYAAGRKKIEPEVQYKIGYANYKQGDFKGAIGSFKGVAARRDSLGQNAAYHLGLSYLQTSQKQLALNSFDAARKASFDRNITENATLKYAQINYELGNTPEVIAALKDFGKKYPRSKNREAADDILSESFLNSSDYAQALNYLDNLDDRSAKLDATYQRVSYLQAATLYNNARYTEALPLLDKSLKYPQDDALRAAAQVLKGEIYSVGQQYQPAITAYTAAARTARSGGVTPDEKVFEQKARYGLGYAYYNTQQYDRARPQFQAWLQDPVAKPADPNYYDVSLRLADTYYVAKNYTQALELYNKVIAANAADKDYAYYQKSVVLGLLGRRDEAASTLGTLLRTSPTSRYADDAVYQQAQLDFEAGSFQQAVDGFSRLITNRPNSALIPQALHKRGVAYANLEQHDKAAADFKQVLSQYPRTKAASSAIYSLQESLSAQGKTEEFDQYLAQFKQQNPDSKATESVEFEAAKSLYLAEKYAQAIPRLESYLKQYPDNALAADGRYFLADALLRTGKKAEALPKLKAVVQEGKSEFVNRAVGRVAELEFENKNYPEAISYYTRLRTSSQNKREIANAGLGLMRSYYESGDLENTRRVAQELQTQAASPTATNAALLYLGKASLKAGNFDQAITELNTAATAAAADENGAEAQYLVADALYQQKKYPEALDAAYKTNTSNYELWQGRGFLLISDIYAAQGENFQARATLNSIIDNKFPVAEVIDGAKKRLAALPSDSPAGGTKPAPTKPATTKPGTSKAPATPKGKTAGRSSLLPSTTQPTDTISNRTDGPVGEEE; via the coding sequence ATGAAGATATTTCCCCGGATTGCGCTGGCCGCTTCCCTCAGCGCCGCGGCGCCGCTGGCCGCCCAAGCCCAGCAAACCCAGGTGTTCGCCTCCGACGAGCGCCACTTCCAGGAAGGCCTGGAGCTGTTCGACCGTGGCAAGTATGGCGCCGCCCAGCAGGCGTTCCAGCGCTACACAGAGCTGACCCAGCGCCGCACCGGCGAGCTGGCCGAGGGCCGCACCATCGACGCCGAGTACTACTACGCCGTGGCCGGCCTCTACCTGTTCCACCCCGACGCCGAGGACCGGATTCTGGCCTTTGCGCGCCAGAACCCGGCTCACCCCAAGGCCGCCGTGGCGTTTTTCGAGTTGGGCAAGTTCTACTTCGATAAGAAGGACTACGTTAAGGCCATCGACTACCTGCAGCGCGTGGGCGCCGACAACCTGAGCACTGAGCAGCGCGCCGAGTCGGAGTTCAAGCTGGGCTACAGCTACTTCGCCCAGAAGGAGTTCGACAAGGCCAAGCTGCAGTTCGACCGCAACAAGCAGGGCACCCACGAGTACCGCTACGCCAGCTCCTACTACGCCGGCTACCTGGCCTACCGCGCCGGCGACTACGCCGGGGCCCGCCAGGATTTGGCCGTGGCCGAGCAGAACGACGCCTACCGCCCCGTGGTGCCGGCCGTGATGAGCCAGATCTACTACAAGGAAGGCAACTTCGACGGCCTCATCGACTACGGCACCAAGGCCCTGGCCCAGACGCCGCCGCCGCAGTCAGCCGACGAGATTCAGCTGCTGGTGGGCGACGCCTACTATCAGAAGCAGGACTTCAAGCAGGCCGCCGAGTACTTCGACAAGTACGCCGCCGGCCGCAAGAAGATCGAGCCCGAGGTGCAGTACAAAATCGGGTACGCCAACTACAAGCAGGGCGACTTCAAAGGCGCTATCGGCTCGTTTAAGGGTGTGGCCGCCCGCCGCGACTCGCTGGGGCAGAATGCGGCCTATCACCTGGGGCTGAGCTACCTGCAAACCAGCCAGAAGCAGCTGGCTCTGAACTCGTTTGACGCAGCCCGCAAAGCCAGCTTTGACCGGAACATCACCGAAAACGCCACCCTCAAGTACGCGCAGATCAACTACGAGCTGGGCAACACGCCGGAGGTGATTGCGGCCCTCAAGGACTTCGGCAAAAAGTACCCGCGCTCCAAAAACCGCGAAGCTGCCGACGACATCCTGAGCGAGAGTTTCCTGAACTCCTCGGACTACGCCCAGGCCCTCAACTACCTCGACAACCTTGACGACCGGAGCGCCAAGCTCGACGCCACTTACCAGCGCGTATCCTACCTGCAGGCCGCTACGCTCTACAACAACGCCCGCTACACCGAGGCTCTGCCGCTGCTCGACAAAAGCCTGAAATACCCGCAGGACGACGCGCTGCGCGCCGCTGCCCAGGTGCTGAAAGGCGAAATCTACAGCGTGGGCCAGCAGTACCAGCCTGCCATTACGGCCTACACCGCGGCGGCCCGCACCGCCCGCTCCGGCGGCGTCACGCCCGACGAGAAGGTGTTCGAGCAGAAGGCCCGCTACGGCCTCGGCTACGCTTATTACAACACCCAGCAGTACGACCGGGCCCGGCCGCAGTTCCAGGCTTGGCTGCAGGATCCGGTGGCCAAGCCCGCCGACCCTAACTACTACGACGTGAGCCTGCGCCTGGCCGACACCTATTATGTAGCCAAAAACTACACCCAGGCGCTGGAGCTTTACAATAAAGTCATTGCGGCCAACGCCGCCGACAAGGACTACGCCTACTACCAGAAAAGCGTGGTGCTGGGTTTGCTGGGCCGCCGCGACGAAGCTGCCAGCACGCTCGGCACGCTGCTGCGCACCTCGCCCACCTCGCGCTACGCCGACGACGCCGTGTACCAGCAGGCCCAGCTGGATTTCGAGGCCGGCTCGTTTCAGCAGGCCGTGGATGGCTTCTCGCGCCTGATTACCAACCGCCCCAACTCGGCCCTCATTCCACAGGCGCTGCACAAGCGCGGCGTGGCCTACGCCAACCTGGAGCAGCACGACAAGGCCGCCGCCGACTTCAAGCAAGTGCTGAGCCAGTATCCGCGCACCAAGGCCGCCAGCAGCGCCATCTACTCGCTGCAGGAAAGTTTGTCGGCGCAGGGCAAGACCGAGGAGTTCGACCAATATCTGGCCCAGTTCAAGCAGCAGAACCCCGACAGCAAAGCCACCGAAAGCGTGGAGTTTGAGGCCGCCAAGTCGCTGTATTTGGCCGAGAAGTATGCCCAGGCCATTCCGCGCCTGGAGTCGTACCTGAAGCAGTACCCCGACAACGCCCTGGCCGCCGACGGCCGCTACTTCTTGGCCGACGCGCTGCTGCGCACCGGCAAGAAGGCCGAGGCACTGCCCAAGCTGAAGGCCGTGGTGCAGGAAGGCAAGTCGGAGTTTGTGAACCGCGCCGTGGGCCGGGTGGCCGAGCTGGAGTTCGAGAACAAGAACTACCCCGAGGCCATCAGCTACTACACGCGGCTGCGCACCTCTTCGCAGAACAAGCGCGAAATTGCCAACGCCGGGCTGGGCCTGATGCGCAGCTACTACGAAAGCGGCGACCTGGAAAACACGCGCCGCGTGGCCCAGGAGCTGCAGACGCAGGCTGCTTCGCCCACCGCCACCAACGCCGCGCTGCTCTACCTGGGCAAGGCCAGCCTCAAAGCCGGCAACTTCGACCAGGCCATTACGGAGCTGAACACGGCCGCCACGGCCGCTGCCGCCGACGAGAACGGCGCCGAGGCTCAGTACCTGGTAGCCGATGCCCTGTATCAGCAGAAGAAGTACCCCGAAGCCCTCGACGCCGCCTACAAAACCAACACCTCCAACTACGAGCTGTGGCAGGGCCGGGGCTTCCTGCTCATCTCCGACATCTACGCCGCGCAGGGCGAAAACTTCCAGGCCCGCGCCACGCTCAATTCCATCATCGACAACAAATTTCCGGTGGCTGAGGTGATTGACGGGGCCAAGAAACGCCTCGCCGCGCTGCCTTCCGACAGCCCGGCCGGTGGCACCAAACCCGCTCCGACCAAGCCGGCCACCACCAAGCCCGGCACCAGCAAAGCCCCGGCCACGCCCAAGGGCAAAACCGCCGGCCGCAGCTCCCTGCTGCCCAGCACCACCCAGCCCACCGACACCATCAGCAACCGCACCGATGGGCCGGTAGGCGAGGAGGAATAG
- a CDS encoding MotA/TolQ/ExbB proton channel family protein encodes MTVLLSLLLQMQVGSAPAAGAATADSTATAANAVANAAAADLSLVDLIVKGGGIMIPLFLLSFVSLYIIIERYITIRKAAAVPESFMPGIRNLMVKGDLQGAKMLCAQTATPLARMIEKGIRRIGLPLKDIETSVENVGKVEIARLEKNISILGIIAGIAPMLGFVGTIIGVIKIFYAISATGDFGIAQISGGLYTKMVTSATGLIVGIIAHIGYHWLSIMVERLVFRMENSAIEFMDILQDN; translated from the coding sequence ATGACCGTATTGCTTTCCCTGCTGCTTCAGATGCAAGTCGGCAGCGCGCCCGCCGCCGGCGCGGCCACCGCCGACTCCACCGCCACGGCCGCCAACGCGGTGGCCAACGCCGCCGCCGCCGACCTCTCGCTGGTGGATTTGATTGTGAAGGGCGGGGGCATCATGATTCCGCTGTTTCTGCTCTCGTTTGTGTCGCTCTACATCATCATTGAGCGCTACATCACCATCCGCAAAGCCGCGGCCGTGCCGGAGTCGTTCATGCCCGGCATCCGCAACCTGATGGTGAAAGGCGACCTGCAGGGGGCCAAAATGCTGTGCGCCCAAACGGCCACGCCGCTGGCCCGCATGATTGAAAAGGGCATCCGCCGCATCGGGCTGCCGCTGAAAGACATCGAAACCAGCGTGGAAAATGTGGGCAAGGTGGAAATCGCGCGCCTCGAAAAGAACATCAGCATCCTGGGCATCATTGCCGGCATTGCGCCCATGCTGGGCTTCGTGGGTACCATCATCGGGGTTATCAAGATTTTCTACGCCATCAGCGCCACCGGTGACTTTGGCATTGCCCAGATTTCGGGCGGTCTTTACACCAAGATGGTGACCTCGGCTACCGGCTTGATTGTGGGTATCATTGCCCACATCGGCTACCACTGGCTCAGCATCATGGTTGAGCGCCTGGTGTTCCGCATGGAAAACTCGGCCATCGAGTTCATGGACATCCTGCAGGACAACTAA
- a CDS encoding SPOR domain-containing protein, protein MPLSDHIRTLLRDHDCVIIPDFGGLIADYAPARIHPVRHTLAPPAKRVAFNQSLTRNDGLLVDALSARLNLSTAQARQLVREAVARMQEELDTTQRAELSGIGTFRRSAGRGLEFEYTGTDNLLSASFGLPELVSRPVRATDALNSRERQPAVPQLATVRRRASRLVYNALTAVVVGLMFSASYMFADQQGYLPQSLRLPAFREVSANTPQIQPVVAAPAISRQQAALTPADNYVAPAPAAATPAAEVAVATPAVATKPAAAPVAAVVRKAPVAAPAVKAAPAAAAKAVAVKPVSKDVQGPAAKSAKAAVKAPGWEKARAGNATPVASTATINSRTNRYYVVAGSYTSLANAEKGRQALIRLGHPARVILPQAGSRQFKLSVADYADRTSADRQATILRKRMGSSLWVLNY, encoded by the coding sequence ATGCCGCTCTCCGACCATATCCGCACCCTGCTCCGGGACCATGACTGCGTCATCATCCCCGATTTTGGCGGCCTGATTGCCGACTACGCGCCTGCCCGTATTCATCCGGTGCGGCACACGCTGGCCCCGCCGGCCAAGCGCGTAGCCTTCAACCAGTCGCTGACCCGCAACGACGGGCTGCTGGTGGATGCGCTGAGCGCGCGCCTGAACCTGAGCACGGCACAGGCCCGGCAGCTGGTGCGCGAGGCTGTGGCCCGTATGCAGGAAGAGCTGGACACCACCCAGCGCGCCGAGCTGAGCGGTATCGGCACGTTCCGCCGCTCCGCCGGCCGCGGCCTGGAGTTTGAATACACCGGCACCGACAACCTGCTGTCGGCTAGCTTTGGGCTGCCGGAGCTGGTGTCGCGCCCGGTGCGCGCTACCGATGCGCTGAACTCGCGCGAGCGGCAGCCGGCCGTGCCGCAGCTGGCCACCGTGCGCCGCCGCGCCTCGCGGCTGGTCTACAATGCCCTCACCGCCGTGGTAGTAGGCCTGATGTTCTCGGCCAGCTATATGTTCGCCGATCAGCAGGGCTATCTGCCCCAGAGTTTGCGCCTGCCGGCTTTCCGGGAAGTAAGCGCTAACACGCCGCAAATCCAGCCAGTAGTAGCTGCGCCGGCCATCAGCCGCCAGCAGGCGGCCCTCACGCCCGCCGATAACTACGTGGCTCCGGCGCCCGCTGCCGCTACCCCGGCCGCTGAAGTAGCCGTAGCTACGCCCGCCGTAGCCACCAAGCCCGCCGCTGCCCCGGTGGCGGCCGTGGTGCGGAAAGCGCCGGTAGCCGCGCCGGCTGTGAAAGCCGCGCCGGCCGCTGCCGCCAAGGCCGTAGCCGTGAAGCCCGTGAGCAAGGATGTGCAGGGGCCGGCCGCCAAATCGGCCAAAGCTGCCGTGAAAGCGCCGGGCTGGGAAAAAGCCCGGGCCGGTAATGCAACCCCGGTAGCCAGCACCGCGACAATTAACAGCCGCACCAACCGTTACTACGTGGTGGCCGGTTCCTACACCAGCCTCGCCAATGCCGAGAAAGGCCGTCAGGCCCTGATTCGGTTGGGCCATCCGGCCCGCGTGATTCTGCCGCAGGCCGGCAGCCGGCAGTTCAAGCTCTCCGTTGCCGATTACGCCGACCGCACCTCGGCCGACCGGCAGGCCACCATCCTGCGCAAGCGGATGGGTTCCTCTCTCTGGGTACTCAATTACTAG
- a CDS encoding antitoxin Xre/MbcA/ParS toxin-binding domain-containing protein, with amino-acid sequence MATPAHQLKITAPMPAALRKKWAAWGRAGQDAYALVMEARKGVPAATVFEVAEAYQLQAQELEAIYELSTKTLRTYSQEKKNLSAASSEKTLKIISLYNLGLEVFGNAAAYLRWLDKPAHGLDGEIPLRLLETSGGIDLVAEELTRIAYGDLS; translated from the coding sequence ATGGCCACACCTGCTCATCAACTCAAGATTACGGCCCCCATGCCGGCGGCTTTGCGCAAAAAATGGGCCGCCTGGGGCCGGGCCGGGCAGGATGCCTACGCCCTGGTGATGGAAGCCCGCAAAGGGGTGCCCGCGGCCACGGTGTTTGAGGTGGCCGAGGCCTACCAGCTGCAGGCCCAGGAGCTGGAGGCCATTTACGAGCTATCCACCAAAACCCTGCGCACCTACTCCCAGGAAAAGAAGAACCTGAGCGCGGCCAGCAGCGAGAAAACGCTCAAAATAATCAGCCTCTACAACTTGGGGCTGGAGGTGTTCGGCAACGCGGCCGCCTACCTGCGCTGGCTCGACAAGCCTGCTCACGGCCTCGATGGCGAGATTCCGCTGCGGCTGCTGGAAACCAGCGGCGGCATCGACCTGGTAGCCGAGGAGCTCACGCGCATCGCCTACGGCGACTTGTCGTAA
- the holA gene encoding DNA polymerase III subunit delta — protein MLITNYTLTLSPDEILKQLQQRQFAPVYFLQGEEPYYIDLIADLLEKHVLPEHEKGFNQVVMYGKDTDVAGILGQAKRFPMMAERSVVIVKEAQTVADLEAEKSWPFLEAYLRNPLQSTVLVFCYKHKTLDARKKLGKLLAGDKKEPAPAGTVLMTSKKLYDNQVAPWLSNYVRSKNQQITPQATVMLAEYIGGELGRLTNEVDKMLINLLPGHSIDEDLVQRMVGISKEYNIFELQSALVRRDVLKANRILLYFEANPKNNPLIPNLTLLFNYFSRLLALHQNPNPSETDWLKMGLRFPIQRKDYQTGLKVFDFHRTRDIVHLIRRADAQSKGIDSGSMTDGEILRELIWLIIHPVPLHAVVGQ, from the coding sequence TTGCTCATTACTAATTACACGTTGACTCTCTCGCCCGACGAAATCCTGAAGCAGCTCCAGCAGCGGCAGTTTGCGCCCGTGTACTTTCTGCAGGGGGAGGAGCCGTACTATATCGACCTGATTGCCGATCTGCTGGAAAAGCATGTGCTGCCCGAGCACGAGAAGGGCTTCAACCAGGTGGTGATGTACGGCAAGGACACCGACGTGGCCGGCATCCTGGGCCAGGCCAAGCGCTTCCCCATGATGGCCGAACGCTCGGTGGTCATTGTGAAAGAAGCCCAAACCGTGGCCGACCTGGAGGCCGAGAAGTCGTGGCCGTTTCTGGAGGCGTATCTGCGCAATCCGCTGCAAAGCACCGTGCTGGTGTTCTGCTACAAGCACAAAACCCTGGATGCGCGCAAGAAGCTGGGCAAGCTGCTCGCCGGCGACAAAAAGGAGCCCGCCCCCGCCGGCACCGTGCTCATGACCAGCAAAAAGCTCTACGACAACCAGGTGGCGCCGTGGCTGAGCAACTACGTGCGCTCGAAAAACCAGCAGATTACGCCCCAGGCCACCGTAATGCTGGCCGAGTACATCGGCGGGGAACTGGGCCGCCTCACCAACGAGGTGGACAAGATGCTCATCAATCTGCTGCCGGGCCACAGCATCGACGAGGATTTGGTGCAGCGCATGGTGGGCATTAGCAAGGAGTACAACATCTTCGAGCTGCAGAGTGCCCTGGTTCGCCGCGACGTGCTCAAGGCCAACCGCATCCTGCTCTACTTCGAGGCCAACCCCAAGAACAATCCGCTCATCCCGAACCTGACGCTGCTGTTCAACTACTTCTCCCGGCTGCTGGCCCTGCACCAGAACCCCAACCCCTCGGAAACCGACTGGCTGAAAATGGGCCTGCGCTTCCCCATCCAGCGCAAAGACTATCAGACCGGCCTGAAGGTGTTCGACTTCCACCGCACCCGTGACATCGTGCACCTCATTCGCCGCGCCGACGCTCAGAGCAAAGGCATTGACAGCGGCTCGATGACCGACGGTGAAATCCTGCGGGAACTGATCTGGCTCATCATCCATCCGGTGCCGCTGCACGCGGTGGTGGGGCAGTAG
- a CDS encoding RES family NAD+ phosphorylase encodes MLVYRICLAKYADDLFASGYRARWNFKDQFVIYTAATRALACLENVVHRSGEGLTDQFRVLVIEVPDDVLIEEISPAQLPADWEKASRYAVCQPLGDAWYRRRSSAVLRVPSSIVPQEFNYILHSRHPDFKRIRIVAREEFRFDSRIKAQDVG; translated from the coding sequence ATGCTGGTATACCGCATCTGCCTGGCCAAGTACGCCGACGACCTGTTTGCCTCCGGCTACCGGGCCCGCTGGAATTTCAAGGACCAGTTCGTGATTTACACGGCCGCCACCCGGGCGCTGGCCTGCCTCGAAAACGTGGTGCACCGCAGCGGCGAAGGCCTCACCGACCAGTTTCGGGTGCTGGTGATTGAGGTGCCCGACGACGTGCTCATTGAGGAAATCAGCCCCGCCCAGCTGCCCGCCGACTGGGAAAAAGCCAGTCGCTACGCCGTGTGCCAGCCCCTCGGCGACGCCTGGTACCGCCGCCGCAGCTCGGCCGTGCTGCGCGTGCCCTCGTCCATCGTACCCCAGGAATTCAACTACATCCTGCACAGCCGCCACCCCGATTTCAAGCGCATCCGCATCGTGGCCCGGGAGGAATTCCGGTTCGACTCGCGCATCAAGGCGCAGGATGTGGGCTGA
- a CDS encoding TonB-dependent receptor produces MTLHPSKMLALAGLLAAVPAVAQAQTTRPNPRGKIEEAEIEIVKERVNQLPEATRNFEKITIAPPAKTAAQVPYTYPDYKLPSDLLNPSVRVLTIRQEELTPQTGNYLKAGIGNYGTFLGRAHLHNTRSNSASYGLDLNHLSSSRGPIDKQNSGQSRTSLGVHGETYSGSTALGAKVDIGRERYNFYGYNRDRPVLPVADSLKQTFFRADAKVYARNRATDATFQYDVALGFRHWNDRFEAKENNIYAELRSSYALTETSRVTVNGDLSFISFKDSLSYRRPFVQVTPAYNLTLNRLALTVGATLGYTGDTIRDVSQFKVYPAVRVGYTVTEDKFVVFAGLGGGLQRVSMYDLTTENPWLAPNQRVADTHRGPTLYFGFQAAPARALEVNAKVTLSNDRNLYFYNNSRRDSTKFDLVYDKKATQLLNIHGEIIYNAAEKTRIGLKADYNGYNVKTLAEAFHRPAFQSVLFASHNVYEKLLLGAELYTYSSSFGSGYRYGANALQPREFVRPTDSVIDLNLRADYRIMENLSIFAQGNNLLNRQYERFLNYPVKGINVLAGVTYDF; encoded by the coding sequence ATGACGCTTCATCCGTCGAAAATGCTGGCGCTGGCCGGCCTGCTGGCCGCCGTGCCCGCCGTGGCCCAGGCCCAGACTACGCGCCCCAACCCCCGCGGCAAGATTGAGGAGGCCGAAATCGAAATCGTAAAAGAGCGGGTCAACCAGCTGCCCGAAGCCACCCGCAACTTCGAGAAAATCACCATCGCGCCGCCCGCCAAAACCGCGGCTCAGGTGCCGTACACCTACCCCGACTACAAGCTGCCGTCGGACCTGCTGAACCCGTCGGTGCGGGTGCTCACCATCCGGCAGGAGGAGCTGACCCCGCAAACCGGCAACTACCTCAAGGCCGGCATCGGCAACTACGGCACCTTCCTGGGGCGCGCCCACCTGCACAACACGCGCAGCAACTCGGCCTCCTACGGGCTCGATCTGAACCACCTGTCGTCGAGCCGCGGCCCGATTGACAAGCAGAACTCCGGCCAGAGCCGCACCAGCCTGGGCGTGCACGGTGAAACCTACAGCGGCAGCACCGCGCTGGGCGCCAAGGTGGACATCGGGCGGGAGCGGTACAACTTCTACGGCTACAACCGCGACCGACCGGTACTGCCCGTGGCCGACAGCCTCAAGCAAACCTTCTTCCGGGCCGATGCCAAGGTGTACGCCCGCAACCGCGCCACCGACGCCACCTTCCAATACGACGTGGCCCTGGGCTTCCGGCACTGGAACGACCGGTTTGAGGCCAAGGAGAACAACATCTACGCCGAGCTGCGCTCTAGCTACGCTCTCACGGAAACCAGCCGCGTGACCGTCAACGGCGACCTGTCGTTCATCTCCTTCAAGGATTCGCTGAGCTACCGCCGGCCCTTCGTGCAGGTGACGCCCGCCTACAACCTCACCCTGAACCGCCTGGCTCTGACCGTGGGCGCCACCCTGGGCTACACCGGCGACACCATCCGCGACGTGTCGCAGTTCAAGGTGTACCCGGCCGTGCGGGTGGGCTATACCGTCACGGAAGACAAATTTGTGGTGTTTGCCGGTTTGGGCGGCGGGTTGCAGCGCGTGAGCATGTACGACCTGACCACCGAAAACCCCTGGCTGGCCCCCAACCAGCGCGTAGCCGACACTCACCGCGGCCCCACGCTGTATTTCGGCTTCCAGGCCGCGCCGGCCCGGGCGCTGGAGGTGAATGCCAAGGTGACGCTCAGCAACGACCGGAACCTGTACTTCTACAACAACTCCCGCCGCGACTCCACCAAGTTCGACCTAGTCTACGACAAGAAGGCCACCCAGCTGCTCAACATCCACGGCGAAATCATCTACAATGCGGCCGAGAAAACCCGCATCGGCCTCAAGGCCGACTACAACGGCTACAACGTGAAGACACTGGCCGAGGCCTTCCACCGGCCGGCCTTCCAGTCGGTGCTGTTTGCCTCGCATAACGTGTATGAAAAACTGCTGCTGGGTGCCGAGCTGTATACCTACAGCTCCAGCTTCGGCTCGGGCTACCGCTACGGCGCCAACGCCCTGCAGCCCCGCGAATTCGTGCGCCCCACCGACTCCGTCATCGACCTGAATCTGCGCGCCGATTACCGCATTATGGAAAATCTAAGCATCTTTGCTCAAGGCAATAACCTGCTTAACCGTCAATATGAGCGGTTCCTCAACTACCCAGTGAAGGGAATCAACGTATTGGCCGGTGTCACCTACGACTTCTAA